The proteins below come from a single Treponema phagedenis genomic window:
- a CDS encoding peptidoglycan DD-metalloendopeptidase family protein, which translates to MDIITYPQTDIDLEPYVDTSTDYFFSDKTEEHTRKKTKTFDFDSLNYDSNSDFFSFNPDLEQKKHSFHLHTKRRETRAAILATQEPIFFSPKIRSQYLMVSFILALVCTIIIFSLPTFDFLLGMYRLANIRFADDPAISKILHTNAFPEEEAKNTSQALADALPIVSYNTYTVKRGDTISGITVRYGLKNMSSILSVNNISNARRLLVGETIKVPSMDGIMHTVKTGESLQSIAGNFNIPVTALLDANDLSSQILNIGQQLFIPGAALSMFDLRKALGELFVYPIFGRFTSGFGYRTDPFTGAKSFHNGIDLAAPQGSAVKSSLDGRVAEIGFSRVYGNYIILTHSGGYQTMYGHLSAVLVRRGTYVTQGTKIGQVGNTGRSTGPHLHFSVFKNGRVLNPFTVLK; encoded by the coding sequence ATGGACATTATTACCTATCCGCAAACCGATATTGATTTAGAACCTTATGTTGATACATCTACAGATTATTTTTTCTCCGATAAGACAGAGGAACATACAAGAAAAAAAACAAAAACTTTTGATTTTGACTCTTTAAATTATGATTCCAATTCAGATTTTTTTTCTTTTAACCCTGATTTAGAACAAAAAAAGCATTCTTTTCATTTACATACCAAAAGACGTGAGACTCGAGCCGCTATTTTGGCAACACAAGAGCCTATATTTTTTTCTCCAAAAATACGTTCACAGTATCTTATGGTATCTTTTATTCTTGCTTTGGTTTGTACGATAATTATTTTTTCCTTACCAACATTTGATTTTCTGCTTGGCATGTATCGATTGGCAAATATACGGTTTGCCGATGATCCTGCTATTTCTAAAATTTTGCATACCAACGCATTTCCGGAAGAAGAAGCAAAAAATACCTCACAAGCGCTTGCCGATGCTCTGCCGATTGTTTCGTATAATACTTATACCGTAAAACGAGGCGATACAATCAGCGGTATTACCGTGCGTTACGGATTAAAAAACATGAGCTCGATACTTTCGGTAAATAATATTTCCAATGCACGACGGCTTTTAGTTGGAGAGACTATAAAAGTGCCGTCAATGGACGGAATTATGCATACGGTGAAAACCGGAGAATCTTTGCAATCCATTGCCGGAAATTTTAATATTCCGGTTACCGCGCTGCTTGATGCGAATGATTTAAGCTCGCAAATACTAAATATCGGCCAGCAGCTGTTTATTCCGGGGGCAGCCCTTTCAATGTTTGATTTACGGAAGGCGCTTGGAGAACTGTTTGTCTATCCGATATTCGGACGTTTCACTTCAGGATTCGGATACAGAACAGATCCGTTTACCGGGGCAAAAAGCTTTCATAATGGAATTGATCTTGCGGCTCCGCAGGGAAGCGCGGTAAAATCTTCTCTTGACGGAAGAGTGGCGGAAATCGGGTTCAGCAGAGTATATGGAAATTACATTATTTTAACACATAGCGGCGGATACCAAACCATGTATGGACATTTAAGTGCGGTTTTGGTACGGCGTGGTACTTATGTAACGCAGGGAACAAAAATCGGACAGGTTGGAAATACTGGCAGAAGTACCGGACCGCATTTACATTTCTCCGTATTTAAGAACGGCAGGGTTCTCAATCCGTTTACGGTGCTCAAGTAG
- a CDS encoding YqaJ viral recombinase family protein, whose protein sequence is MENLVKQLLGKDTNYVFTKSMAKDEWRNARRSSIGGSDAGAIMGLNKWASPLTVYLDKKGLHSFEGNMFTERGSWLEDPIRQRCREEFGVLIEEVPYMFYSGEQKFMSANIDGLIYVQEPKTISGIEVSGLGGHEIKTSQRGDGFGENEIPDSYFAQVQHYMSVLNLDWFVLSAYIIDKNELRHYAINRDEAFITRLVKAEKTFWEDFIEENIMPAPSGVDAEDEAIAKMFEGAENTIILDGEAESMSAEYLLINAQIKELEEKKSKLSSSLKLKIIEQQTNSEEKKAKAVAGKYNLSFSKSIRRTVDSEKLKKDGLYEQYLKESEVAMLRITEPKAK, encoded by the coding sequence ATGGAAAACTTAGTTAAACAACTTTTAGGGAAAGACACAAACTATGTGTTTACGAAGAGCATGGCAAAGGATGAGTGGCGCAACGCACGCCGCTCAAGTATCGGCGGCAGTGATGCCGGTGCAATCATGGGACTTAACAAATGGGCAAGTCCATTGACGGTATACCTTGATAAAAAAGGCTTACACTCATTTGAAGGGAACATGTTCACCGAACGCGGATCATGGCTTGAAGACCCGATCCGCCAGCGATGTAGAGAAGAGTTCGGCGTACTCATCGAAGAAGTGCCGTACATGTTTTACAGCGGCGAACAAAAATTCATGAGTGCAAATATTGACGGACTCATCTATGTTCAAGAGCCGAAAACAATTTCCGGCATTGAAGTATCAGGTCTTGGCGGCCATGAGATTAAAACATCTCAGCGTGGAGACGGCTTTGGAGAAAATGAAATCCCCGATAGCTACTTTGCGCAAGTGCAGCACTACATGTCCGTGCTCAATCTTGATTGGTTTGTTTTGTCGGCGTACATCATTGATAAAAATGAATTAAGACATTATGCCATTAATAGAGATGAAGCGTTTATTACTCGCCTTGTGAAAGCAGAGAAAACTTTTTGGGAAGACTTTATTGAAGAAAACATAATGCCTGCTCCTTCCGGAGTGGATGCCGAAGATGAAGCTATCGCAAAAATGTTTGAGGGTGCAGAAAACACAATCATCCTTGATGGTGAAGCTGAAAGCATGTCGGCAGAATATCTTTTAATTAATGCACAGATAAAAGAGCTTGAAGAAAAAAAATCAAAGCTTTCATCATCTCTCAAATTAAAGATCATCGAACAACAAACCAACAGCGAAGAGAAAAAAGCAAAAGCTGTTGCCGGTAAGTACAACCTCTCATTTTCAAAATCAATACGAAGAACAGTTGACTCGGAAAAATTAAAAAAAGACGGATTGTATGAGCAGTATTTGAAAGAGAGCGAAGTTGCAATGCTGCGCATTACGGAACCAAAAGCAAAATAA
- a CDS encoding AAA family ATPase translates to MLLKNIEIRNVRKIKQAEIEFHGAGVQVIQGLNKSGKTTIAQSIALTLGGSKDFVPGMISVGEEQAEIIAYTDDELKIRTLIGEKVTQDVSRLDELTGRYAKVSGGVRAFLDSIRSGLEMPFAIKDWTDESIIELLKERTGTSEKIALIDEELKRLEEARTQTGRDKKRLGTPTPVPKVEHAKPIDELQAEKEKAQNFLSTLKNAFSNINQEMHTLNIESESDIDAAIQRLELAKENLHKWLSKNHKQYSKEDIAEIDAAILEWNKNETAANAYDAYIAACDEIKKLEDEYNGLTKKIEAKRQERKDTLASMDLGVSGLEINEDNQLVHNGAIRGITKTNTIGNWSTAQSIQVFFSLGVRFSGEMKVMVVDNAESLDEAHTAIISEWAEKSGFLVIMLKVGDVPEELEEGIIYLKNGEVVANEYRI, encoded by the coding sequence ATGTTATTGAAAAATATTGAAATTAGAAACGTGCGAAAAATCAAACAAGCCGAGATTGAATTTCACGGTGCCGGTGTACAGGTAATTCAAGGACTTAACAAGTCAGGCAAAACAACAATTGCGCAATCAATTGCATTAACGCTTGGCGGCAGTAAAGATTTTGTGCCGGGAATGATAAGTGTAGGAGAAGAACAAGCGGAAATTATCGCGTATACAGACGATGAATTAAAAATCCGCACACTCATCGGCGAGAAGGTAACGCAAGATGTTTCGCGGCTTGATGAGCTAACAGGTCGCTATGCAAAAGTTTCAGGCGGCGTGCGCGCTTTTCTTGATTCAATTCGCTCAGGTCTTGAAATGCCGTTTGCAATTAAAGATTGGACAGACGAATCAATTATCGAGCTTTTAAAAGAGAGAACAGGGACAAGCGAAAAAATTGCATTGATTGATGAAGAATTAAAAAGACTTGAAGAGGCACGAACACAAACAGGACGGGATAAAAAACGGCTTGGCACGCCTACTCCTGTTCCGAAAGTAGAACATGCAAAACCGATTGATGAACTGCAGGCGGAAAAAGAAAAAGCGCAAAACTTTTTATCAACTCTTAAAAATGCCTTTTCTAACATCAATCAGGAAATGCACACGCTAAATATTGAATCGGAAAGCGATATTGATGCTGCAATTCAGCGGCTTGAACTTGCAAAAGAGAATTTGCATAAATGGCTTTCAAAAAATCATAAGCAATATTCAAAAGAGGATATCGCCGAAATTGACGCTGCAATTCTTGAGTGGAATAAAAATGAAACAGCTGCAAACGCATACGATGCCTACATTGCCGCTTGCGATGAAATTAAAAAGCTTGAAGATGAATATAACGGACTGACAAAAAAAATAGAAGCAAAGCGGCAAGAGCGAAAAGACACACTTGCAAGTATGGACTTAGGTGTGTCCGGATTGGAAATAAACGAAGACAATCAGCTTGTTCATAATGGTGCAATTCGCGGAATTACAAAAACGAACACAATCGGCAACTGGTCGACAGCGCAAAGCATACAAGTATTTTTTTCTCTTGGTGTACGGTTTTCCGGCGAAATGAAAGTGATGGTTGTTGATAACGCTGAAAGTCTTGACGAAGCGCACACTGCAATTATCTCAGAGTGGGCTGAAAAATCGGGCTTCCTTGTAATCATGCTCAAAGTTGGCGATGTTCCGGAAGAATTAGAAGAGGGAATCATCTATTTGAAAAACGGAGAGGTTGTAGCAAATGAGTACAGAATTTAA
- a CDS encoding leucine-rich repeat domain-containing protein: MSTEFNNEIKMRTTAIWVGFRVTTKDGSPCEVWNGGKKIAELQSDNWENIAVPNNAEEIIIKGYDIQELYCCGSKLTALDISGLTSLKELYCNNNQLTTLNVSGLTSLQWLDCSDNQLTELDVNGCTSLRLLDCYDNQLTELDVSGLVNLEDIDCSENDLTELNVRNCRALQRLNCSFNRLTELDVSGLTSLQYLKCYGNQLTTLNLSGCASLEELECYRNRLTELDISGCTSLQWLYCYNNKLSAEAFKKLFEDFPENKGVYCEAVLYADLEEENNYHYFTHPTELAAAFKAAEGKGWRFYKDFATSENRL; the protein is encoded by the coding sequence ATGAGTACAGAATTTAACAATGAAATAAAAATGCGAACAACCGCAATCTGGGTTGGGTTCAGGGTTACAACAAAAGATGGCAGCCCGTGTGAAGTATGGAACGGTGGTAAGAAAATAGCGGAGCTGCAAAGCGACAACTGGGAAAACATTGCTGTCCCGAATAACGCAGAAGAGATAATCATTAAGGGGTATGACATACAAGAGTTGTACTGTTGTGGTAGTAAACTCACCGCATTAGATATAAGCGGCTTAACAAGTTTGAAAGAGCTGTACTGCAACAACAATCAGCTAACCACATTGAACGTAAGCGGCTTAACAAGTTTGCAATGGCTGGACTGCTCCGACAATCAGCTAACCGAGTTAGACGTAAACGGTTGTACAAGCCTGCGACTGCTGGACTGCTACGACAATCAGCTAACCGAGTTAGACGTAAGCGGTTTAGTGAATTTAGAAGATATTGACTGTTCCGAGAATGACCTAACCGAATTAAATGTAAGGAATTGTAGGGCTTTACAAAGACTGAACTGCTCTTTCAACCGACTAACTGAATTAGATGTAAGCGGCTTAACAAGCTTGCAGTATCTGAAATGCTACGGCAATCAACTTACCACATTAAATTTAAGTGGTTGTGCGAGTTTGGAGGAGCTGGAATGCTACCGCAATCGACTGACCGAATTAGATATAAGCGGATGTACGAGTTTGCAATGGCTGTACTGCTACAACAACAAACTAAGTGCCGAAGCATTCAAAAAACTTTTTGAAGATTTTCCTGAAAATAAAGGTGTGTATTGCGAAGCGGTTTTATACGCAGATTTAGAAGAAGAGAACAACTACCATTATTTTACGCACCCGACTGAATTAGCAGCTGCTTTTAAAGCAGCAGAAGGTAAAGGCTGGCGGTTCTATAAAGATTTTGCAACATCTGAAAACAGATTATAA
- a CDS encoding 3'-5' exonuclease, producing MNTIWCDTETTGLEPENSGAFEIAFIFAGKGKVPCERLFKLNPLNETILYHEEAAKTHGVSEEEIRSFPPAEEIVPNIANFFQQAIHVFGDGEKLTFAGYNCNFDYRHLEALFNRCGLTLADYFSKQFDALKFVKKATRQKAIPRLENLKLGTVCKSLGVNLENAHTALADIQATQALCIELFKRGVKVE from the coding sequence ATGAACACGATTTGGTGCGATACGGAAACAACCGGATTAGAGCCTGAGAATTCGGGAGCCTTTGAAATTGCATTTATTTTTGCGGGCAAGGGAAAGGTACCTTGCGAGCGTCTATTTAAATTGAATCCGTTAAATGAAACTATTCTTTATCACGAAGAAGCTGCAAAAACACACGGTGTAAGTGAAGAAGAAATCAGGTCTTTCCCGCCTGCCGAAGAAATAGTGCCGAATATTGCGAATTTTTTTCAACAAGCAATTCACGTATTCGGAGACGGAGAGAAGCTCACCTTTGCTGGGTATAACTGTAATTTTGACTATCGGCATTTAGAAGCATTGTTTAATCGCTGCGGGCTTACACTTGCCGATTATTTTTCCAAACAGTTTGACGCATTGAAGTTTGTAAAAAAAGCAACAAGACAAAAAGCTATTCCGCGTCTTGAGAATTTAAAACTCGGAACGGTTTGTAAATCTCTTGGGGTTAATCTTGAAAATGCTCACACGGCGTTGGCAGACATTCAAGCGACACAGGCTCTTTGTATCGAGCTTTTTAAGCGCGGTGTAAAAGTAGAATAA
- a CDS encoding recombinase RecT, whose translation MNVNNTNKNQVTAKTKGGDLRSMIMANMDMFKMALPKAITPERMTRIAMTAVTRNPKLALCNQNSFFGALLTAAQLGLEVNTPLGQAYLLPYDSKNGLQCQFQLGYQGMLELAYRSGQFKRIKAVVVHEGDEFTYSYGLNAILEHTPSGNGNPTHVYALYELTNGGVDFEVWTWEKVMQHGMTFSKSFGNGPWQTAPEEMAKKTVLKALLKYAPKAVELAEAANLDEGIIDKKLVRNDGIAEIVTNIEYTEPVQQQTAVQYAEQDPVNANGKTRSSERQKSGAAAQMSKEQQMANEDEQAIEKFELQQNAMFDIAPEFPM comes from the coding sequence ATGAACGTAAACAACACAAACAAAAATCAAGTTACCGCTAAAACAAAAGGCGGCGACTTGCGGTCGATGATTATGGCAAACATGGATATGTTTAAGATGGCATTGCCGAAGGCGATAACGCCTGAACGAATGACTCGTATTGCAATGACAGCGGTTACACGGAACCCGAAGCTTGCTCTTTGTAATCAAAATTCTTTTTTTGGAGCTCTTTTAACGGCAGCTCAATTAGGATTAGAAGTAAACACGCCGCTCGGGCAAGCGTATCTTTTGCCTTATGATAGTAAAAATGGATTGCAATGTCAGTTTCAACTCGGTTATCAGGGCATGCTTGAACTTGCCTACCGCAGCGGACAATTCAAACGCATTAAAGCGGTAGTAGTCCACGAAGGAGATGAGTTCACCTACTCATATGGCTTAAATGCAATTCTTGAGCACACGCCAAGCGGCAACGGAAATCCTACCCACGTATATGCTTTATACGAACTTACTAACGGCGGTGTTGATTTTGAGGTTTGGACTTGGGAAAAAGTTATGCAGCATGGAATGACTTTTTCAAAAAGTTTTGGAAACGGACCGTGGCAAACTGCCCCTGAAGAGATGGCAAAGAAAACCGTTTTAAAAGCTCTTTTAAAATATGCACCAAAGGCGGTAGAACTTGCGGAAGCGGCAAATCTTGATGAAGGCATCATCGATAAAAAACTTGTGCGTAATGACGGAATAGCAGAAATTGTAACAAATATTGAATATACGGAACCGGTGCAACAACAAACAGCGGTACAATATGCAGAACAGGATCCGGTAAACGCGAATGGAAAAACGCGCAGTTCCGAAAGACAAAAATCCGGAGCTGCTGCACAGATGAGCAAAGAACAACAAATGGCAAACGAAGATGAGCAAGCAATTGAAAAGTTTGAGCTGCAGCAAAATGCGATGTTTGACATTGCTCCTGAATTCCCCATGTGA
- a CDS encoding leucine-rich repeat domain-containing protein: MDKIRMRTNAGSIKLRVTTKDGSPCELWNGGKKIAELQSDNWENIAVPNNAEEIIIKGYDIQELGCDNNQLTALNASGCTRLQVLYCSYNQLTTLNVNGCTSLQWLDCSNNQLTTLNASGCTSLQWLYCDNNKLISLDVSGCTSLQELYCNNNQLTTLNVNGCTSLQWLDCSNNQLTTLNASGCTSLQKLYCNNNKLSAEVFKKIFEDLPERKEKCGRVLLYKDGDSKYKDFTQPPELAAAFKAAKAKGWRLYKINNDDLMEL, encoded by the coding sequence ATGGATAAAATACGAATGAGAACAAATGCGGGTAGCATTAAGCTGCGTGTTACAACAAAAGATGGCAGCCCGTGTGAACTGTGGAACGGTGGTAAGAAAATAGCGGAGCTGCAAAGCGACAACTGGGAAAACATTGCTGTCCCGAATAACGCAGAAGAGATAATCATTAAGGGGTATGACATACAAGAGCTGGGCTGCGACAACAATCAGCTAACCGCATTAAACGCAAGCGGTTGTACAAGATTGCAAGTGCTGTACTGCTCCTACAATCAGCTAACCACATTAAACGTAAACGGTTGTACAAGCCTGCAATGGCTGGACTGCTCCAACAATCAGCTAACCACATTAAACGCAAGCGGTTGTACAAGCCTGCAATGGCTGTACTGCGACAACAACAAACTAATCTCATTAGACGTAAGTGGTTGTACAAGCCTGCAAGAGTTGTACTGCAACAACAATCAGCTAACCACATTAAACGTAAACGGTTGTACAAGCCTGCAATGGCTGGACTGCTCCAACAATCAGCTAACCACATTAAACGCAAGCGGTTGTACAAGCCTGCAAAAGCTGTACTGCAACAACAATAAACTAAGTGCCGAAGTTTTCAAAAAGATTTTTGAAGATTTGCCTGAACGCAAAGAGAAATGCGGAAGGGTATTGTTATATAAAGACGGCGATAGCAAGTACAAGGATTTTACGCAGCCACCCGAACTTGCAGCCGCCTTTAAAGCTGCAAAAGCGAAGGGTTGGAGATTATATAAAATTAATAATGATGATTTGATGGAATTATAG
- a CDS encoding ATP-binding protein, which produces MRVLKQGKWQQVNITQSFLPDYLRQSKALCKTHGEYKCLIDTRTNEASPCPLCEQDRERAELETQKELEQFEARLKKIDGLPKRYRNAGFKNFVVDEKNKTARDSVLSFAKNPNNKWLLLLGKNGTGKTHLAHAVLKLTGGIFRDFDDVSTDLLDAQAGYGAGLNKTLDKYANAPMLVIDEIDKVKNTEGRITWLNTILRRRYNEMLPVVLVGNIDLERLCQIIDLHGGEAMRDRIKELGIVVNFNFESYRPVLRNEKE; this is translated from the coding sequence ATGAGAGTTTTAAAACAAGGGAAATGGCAACAGGTAAATATTACGCAATCTTTTTTGCCGGACTATTTGCGGCAATCAAAAGCTTTATGTAAAACACACGGTGAATACAAATGCCTCATTGACACAAGAACAAACGAAGCATCCCCTTGCCCTCTTTGTGAACAGGATCGAGAGCGGGCGGAACTCGAAACGCAAAAAGAGCTTGAGCAGTTTGAAGCACGCTTAAAAAAAATAGACGGGCTGCCCAAGCGGTACCGCAATGCCGGCTTTAAAAATTTTGTCGTTGACGAAAAAAACAAAACCGCACGGGATAGCGTTTTGTCGTTTGCGAAAAATCCGAATAACAAATGGCTTTTGCTGCTCGGCAAAAACGGCACCGGTAAAACTCATCTCGCGCATGCTGTGCTAAAACTAACGGGCGGCATCTTCCGAGATTTTGACGACGTCTCAACCGACTTACTGGACGCACAAGCGGGATACGGCGCAGGCTTAAACAAAACGCTTGATAAATACGCTAATGCGCCCATGTTGGTGATTGACGAAATTGACAAGGTGAAAAACACCGAAGGGCGCATAACTTGGCTTAATACAATCTTGCGCCGCCGTTACAACGAAATGCTGCCGGTTGTGCTTGTTGGAAACATTGACCTTGAACGTCTATGTCAAATTATAGACTTGCACGGAGGAGAGGCAATGCGGGACAGAATTAAGGAGTTGGGTATAGTTGTCAATTTTAATTTTGAAAGTTATAGACCCGTTTTAAGAAATGAGAAGGAGTAA
- a CDS encoding DUF4406 domain-containing protein: MKQIYLSGAISNNPNYKQDFETAYNKLHKAGYSAILNPVKFCEGLKTWDDCMRKCLFILSRHKNLGIAKIETPYASNGAELELQIAEALGYEIYERKEN, translated from the coding sequence ATGAAACAGATTTATTTAAGTGGGGCAATAAGCAATAATCCAAACTACAAACAGGATTTTGAAACAGCCTATAACAAACTTCACAAAGCGGGATATTCGGCAATACTTAATCCTGTTAAGTTTTGCGAAGGGTTAAAAACTTGGGACGACTGTATGCGGAAGTGTCTATTTATTTTAAGCCGACATAAAAACTTAGGTATTGCAAAAATAGAAACGCCGTATGCTTCAAATGGCGCAGAATTAGAATTACAAATTGCGGAAGCGTTAGGCTATGAAATTTATGAAAGAAAGGAGAATTAA
- a CDS encoding DNA cytosine methyltransferase, giving the protein MTYLSVCSGIEAATVAWEPLGFKPVAFAEVEEFPCEVLKQRFPQVPNWGDITKYEEWENEAVDIVVGGTPCQSFSIAGKRGGTNDLRGQLMYCYLEIVGKYKPKWVVWENVPGVLSSGNGLDFASFLAGLEKLGYGWAYRVLDAQYFGAPQRRRRVFVIGHSDNRTDLAAKVLFEPEKPRTSFEASEDKKKEITGTLTTGFGARVFDCDTILNNQFAVESYTLSSFAQYKEGVGTLKASGGDFGGGSETIIKEGNSIRRLTPLECERLQGFPDNYTQIEWNGKPKDQCPDSHRYKAIGNSMAVPVMRWIGERIKRIEGA; this is encoded by the coding sequence ATGACCTACTTATCTGTATGCAGCGGTATTGAAGCTGCAACAGTCGCATGGGAACCGCTAGGATTTAAACCTGTTGCATTTGCGGAAGTTGAAGAATTCCCGTGCGAAGTTTTAAAACAACGTTTTCCGCAAGTACCTAACTGGGGAGATATCACTAAATATGAGGAGTGGGAAAATGAAGCAGTTGACATTGTGGTCGGGGGAACTCCTTGCCAATCTTTCTCAATCGCAGGAAAACGAGGAGGCACAAACGATCTTCGAGGACAGCTCATGTATTGCTATTTGGAAATTGTGGGAAAATATAAACCGAAATGGGTCGTTTGGGAGAATGTGCCCGGAGTATTATCATCGGGTAACGGACTTGATTTTGCAAGCTTCCTCGCTGGTTTGGAAAAACTCGGGTATGGGTGGGCGTACAGGGTGCTTGACGCTCAATATTTCGGAGCGCCCCAAAGACGCCGTAGAGTCTTCGTTATCGGACATTCTGATAATAGGACAGACCTTGCCGCAAAAGTATTATTTGAGCCAGAAAAACCTAGAACTTCTTTTGAAGCGAGCGAAGATAAGAAAAAAGAAATTACCGGAACGCTTACGACAGGCTTTGGAGCAAGAGTCTTTGACTGCGATACAATCTTAAACAATCAATTCGCCGTTGAAAGCTATACACTATCTTCTTTTGCTCAATATAAAGAGGGCGTGGGGACATTGAAAGCAAGCGGCGGAGACTTCGGCGGTGGGAGTGAAACGATAATTAAAGAAGGGAACAGTATACGCCGTCTTACCCCGCTTGAATGTGAACGATTACAGGGCTTTCCTGATAATTACACTCAAATTGAATGGAACGGCAAGCCTAAAGACCAATGCCCCGATAGTCATCGTTATAAAGCAATCGGCAACAGTATGGCTGTGCCGGTAATGCGGTGGATTGGAGAAAGGATTAAAAGGATAGAGGGAGCATAA
- a CDS encoding adenine-specific methyltransferase EcoRI family protein has translation MANNKALHAANRAKNDEFYTQLSDIENELRHYVEHFKGKIIYCNCDDPRISNFFKYFYLNFEHFGLKSLITTCYKNQDIDLFSQNAAEKAVWIEYKGGGNINNFDNIEVKKLQGDGDFRSSECVELLKKADIVITNPPFSLFREYVAQLVEYKKKFVIIGNKNAITYKEIFPLIAGNKLWMGVMPMGFDILFDVPQEKQAELLEGKPGSKYKIVNGVVKARSTGCWFTNLDHKKRHEELVLYRNYSPEVYPTYDNYDAINVDKVADIPCDYYGVMGVPITFLDKYNPEQFEIVAFRKGNDGKDLIYSLTRNEGEVREEKRREEKRREEKRREEKTALLQDTRTTNYETNSREMTERPLVENLYMQEYLSGESATAIQGMIKNAEGKINGKITYARITIRKIKKNEK, from the coding sequence ATGGCAAACAACAAAGCATTGCACGCTGCCAATAGAGCAAAAAATGATGAGTTTTATACGCAGCTTTCTGATATTGAAAATGAACTGCGGCACTACGTAGAACACTTTAAAGGCAAAATAATTTATTGCAATTGTGATGATCCGCGTATCAGCAACTTCTTCAAGTATTTTTATTTGAACTTTGAACATTTCGGGTTGAAAAGTCTTATAACCACTTGTTATAAAAACCAAGACATTGACCTGTTTTCGCAGAATGCGGCAGAAAAAGCTGTATGGATAGAATACAAAGGTGGTGGTAATATCAACAACTTTGACAATATAGAAGTAAAAAAACTGCAAGGAGACGGCGATTTTAGAAGTTCTGAATGTGTAGAGCTTTTAAAAAAAGCCGATATTGTAATTACCAACCCCCCATTTAGCCTGTTCAGGGAATATGTTGCCCAACTCGTGGAATACAAAAAAAAATTTGTCATCATCGGAAATAAAAATGCTATTACCTACAAGGAGATTTTTCCGCTTATCGCGGGAAATAAGTTGTGGATGGGTGTAATGCCTATGGGCTTTGATATACTTTTTGATGTTCCTCAAGAGAAACAAGCAGAACTTCTTGAAGGGAAACCAGGCAGTAAATATAAAATTGTTAATGGGGTGGTTAAAGCTAGATCTACCGGATGTTGGTTTACTAACCTTGACCACAAAAAACGGCACGAGGAACTTGTTTTGTACAGAAACTATAGCCCAGAAGTCTACCCGACATACGATAACTACGATGCAATCAACGTAGATAAAGTAGCCGACATCCCCTGCGACTACTACGGCGTTATGGGGGTACCGATCACGTTTTTAGATAAATATAATCCTGAACAATTTGAGATAGTTGCTTTTAGAAAAGGAAATGATGGCAAAGACCTTATCTATTCTTTAACCAGAAATGAAGGAGAGGTAAGAGAAGAGAAGAGAAGAGAAGAGAAGAGAAGAGAAGAGAAGAGAAGAGAAGAGAAGACAGCCTTACTTCAGGATACTCGTACAACGAATTACGAAACCAATTCTCGGGAAATGACCGAGCGACCGTTAGTGGAAAACTTGTATATGCAAGAATATTTATCAGGCGAGTCTGCTACAGCAATTCAGGGAATGATTAAAAATGCGGAGGGAAAAATAAACGGCAAAATAACGTATGCAAGAATTACTATCCGTAAAATAAAAAAGAATGAAAAATAG
- a CDS encoding single-stranded DNA-binding protein: MTDLNKVMLVGRLVRDIELRYTASGAAVGNISLAVNQSRKVGNEWQNEVSFFDCRLWGKTAESLQQYLTKGKQIAIEGSLKQERWEKDGKTQSRVIIDVQFVQLLGGNERASGNSGGVLGNYNAADEEAIPF; this comes from the coding sequence ATGACAGACTTAAACAAAGTAATGTTAGTTGGGCGGCTTGTCCGAGACATTGAGCTACGCTATACGGCTTCAGGAGCAGCCGTAGGGAATATCAGTCTTGCGGTTAATCAAAGCCGCAAGGTTGGCAATGAGTGGCAAAACGAAGTAAGCTTTTTTGATTGCCGGTTATGGGGTAAAACGGCAGAAAGCCTTCAGCAGTATTTAACGAAGGGCAAACAGATTGCAATTGAAGGCTCACTGAAACAAGAGCGATGGGAAAAGGACGGGAAGACACAAAGCCGCGTAATCATTGATGTTCAGTTTGTGCAGCTATTGGGAGGCAATGAGAGAGCAAGCGGAAACTCGGGCGGGGTGTTAGGTAATTACAATGCGGCTGATGAAGAGGCTATACCATTTTAG